One Candidatus Binatia bacterium DNA window includes the following coding sequences:
- a CDS encoding polysaccharide deacetylase family protein, with the protein MKNALSIDVEDWYHDAARPAGPASASEIAAVGSRVERNVNALFQILAKHDTRATLFFLADVAREQPTLVRRAVDLGHEVACHGLDHKPVHGRTAPELRYDVSTAREIVADVAGVDVLGFRAPYFIQPNDLWALDVLAESGFRYDSSYMPLRYFPGDVPRLPGGGGAVRMQNGLWEFPLPLSRLPSGHILPSAAGGFSLRALPFWITHRYLERFNTEVGRTVVYTHPWEIDPDSPKLPGTPGYVRWFNNVGRSRMRAKIDRLLSTFRFAPIREVFASELAQ; encoded by the coding sequence ATGAAAAACGCGCTCAGCATCGACGTCGAAGATTGGTACCACGACGCGGCCCGGCCGGCGGGCCCGGCCTCCGCGAGTGAGATCGCAGCAGTCGGCTCCCGGGTCGAGCGCAACGTGAACGCTCTGTTCCAGATCCTCGCCAAGCACGACACCCGTGCGACTCTGTTCTTCCTCGCGGACGTCGCGCGTGAGCAGCCCACCCTGGTGCGGCGCGCCGTCGACCTCGGACACGAAGTCGCGTGCCATGGCCTCGATCACAAGCCCGTCCACGGACGCACCGCACCCGAGCTCCGCTACGACGTCTCCACCGCACGCGAGATCGTGGCTGACGTGGCGGGAGTCGACGTGCTCGGCTTCCGCGCCCCGTACTTCATCCAGCCCAACGACCTTTGGGCGCTGGACGTCCTGGCCGAGAGCGGCTTCCGATACGACTCGAGCTACATGCCGCTGCGATACTTCCCCGGGGACGTCCCGCGACTGCCCGGCGGAGGCGGCGCGGTCCGCATGCAGAACGGACTGTGGGAGTTTCCCCTCCCGTTGTCACGACTCCCAAGCGGCCACATTCTCCCCTCGGCCGCCGGCGGGTTCTCGCTGCGCGCCCTCCCCTTCTGGATCACCCACCGCTACCTCGAGCGCTTCAATACCGAGGTCGGGCGAACCGTCGTCTACACCCATCCGTGGGAGATCGATCCGGACTCCCCGAAACTGCCCGGCACGCCCGGCTACGTGCGCTGGTTCAACAACGTCGGTCGGAGCCGGATGCGCGCCAAGATCGACCGACTCCTGTCGACGTTTCGCTTCGCTCCGATCCGTGAAGTATTCGCAAGCGAACTCGCGCAGTAG
- a CDS encoding isoprenylcysteine carboxylmethyltransferase family protein, whose amino-acid sequence MTPLLRGAAAVFLVAAAGRFATPPVWVLALIAGLSFYDLGRREHAEADSRDWTGWGMQIGFLLILCGAAWDNRSWAHLKMPGVPEALGLVLIAAGAWLRRWTSEEMGRHFTVRIQSANDHELVQTGPFRILRHPSYSSLGLIALGTALSMRSSAALLAAVCLWLPAAGIRIAREEAFLSERFGDTYSAYARRTWRLVPGLF is encoded by the coding sequence GTGACGCCACTCTTACGGGGGGCCGCCGCCGTGTTCCTCGTGGCGGCAGCGGGACGATTCGCCACACCTCCCGTGTGGGTGCTGGCGCTGATCGCCGGGCTATCGTTCTACGACCTCGGCCGGCGCGAGCACGCCGAGGCGGATTCGCGCGATTGGACCGGGTGGGGCATGCAGATCGGCTTCCTGCTCATCCTCTGCGGCGCCGCCTGGGACAACCGGAGCTGGGCGCACCTGAAAATGCCCGGCGTGCCCGAGGCACTGGGACTGGTGCTGATCGCCGCGGGCGCCTGGCTCCGGCGGTGGACCTCGGAGGAGATGGGACGCCATTTCACGGTGCGGATCCAGAGCGCGAACGATCACGAGCTCGTCCAGACGGGCCCATTCCGCATCCTGCGGCATCCGAGCTACTCGAGCCTCGGCCTCATCGCACTCGGTACCGCGCTGTCCATGCGGAGCAGCGCCGCCCTCCTCGCGGCCGTCTGCCTGTGGCTCCCCGCGGCGGGAATCCGGATCGCCCGCGAGGAGGCGTTCCTGTCCGAACGATTCGGCGACACCTACAGCGCGTACGCCCGTCGAACGTGGCGGCTCGTGCCAGGTCTCTTCTAA